A single region of the Ptychodera flava strain L36383 chromosome 9, AS_Pfla_20210202, whole genome shotgun sequence genome encodes:
- the LOC139141167 gene encoding histone acetyltransferase KAT5-like: MAENGLHVYDMVVEGCRLPVRMAGSDEWPLAEVLSRKDNGDANPMFYVHYLDFNKRLDEWVTVDRVNIEKLQFPKKDNKTPQKEGKAPSSRASTPEKELQNGGMARTKSTAGRKRKLPIDSEDSQDSLPPQSLVPTKGPRQTGSLVDKTHDDVITRMKNIDMVELGRHRIKPWYFSPYPIELTNCPIIYLCEFCLKYMKSVKCLQRHRAKCNLQHPPGNEIYRKNTISFFEIDGRKHKNYSQNLCLLAKLFLDHKTLYYDTDPFLFYVMTEYDSRGYHIVGYFSKEKESTEDYNVACILTLPPYQRMGYGKLLIEFSYVLSKFEGKTGSPEKPLSDLGLLSYRSYWSQAIFEILLNLKGENGERPQITINEICEMTSIRKEDVISTLQHLALINYYKGQYIVTLCKDVTDGHMKAMQKRKIRIDPKCLHWQPKDWSKRGKW, from the coding sequence atggcggagaaTGGTTTACATGTCTACGATATGGTGGTAGAGGGCTGTCGACTTCCGGTAAGGATGGCCGGTAGCGATGAATGGCCTCTTGCAGAAGTACTCAGCCGAAAAGACAACGGTGATGCGAATCCCATGTTTTATGTGCATTATTTAGACTTCAACAAACGTTTAGATGAGTGGGTTACTGTCGATCGGGTTAATATAGAGAAGCTGCAGTTTCCCAAGAAAGACAACAAAACACCTCAGAAGGAAGGCAAGGCACCAAGTTCAAGAGCATCAACACCAGAAAAGGAGTTGCAGAATGGGGGTATGGCCAGGACCAAATCCACTGCCGGCAGGAAACGGAAACTTCCGATTGACAGCGAAGATTCGCAAGATAGTTTGCCACCCCAGTCACTGGTACCCACCAAGGGACCAAGGCAGACAGGTAGCTTAGTGGATAAAACACACGATGACGTAATCACTCGGATGAAGAACATCGACATGGTAGAACTTGGCAGGCACCGGATAAAACCCTGGTACTTTTCACCGTATCCGATAGAGCTGACAAACTGTCCAATTATCTACCTGTGTGAGTTTTGCCTGAAATACATGAAGAGTGTCAAATGTTTGCAGAGGCACAGAGCAAAGTGTAACCTACAACATCCACCAGGAAATGAAATATACCGTAAAAACACCATATCTTTCTTTGAGATTGATGGAAGAAAACACAAGAACTATTCACAAAACCTGTGTCTACTAGCCAAACTGTTCTTGGACCATAAAACATTATACTATGACACAGACCCATTCTTGTTTTATGTTATGACAGAGTATGATTCTCGTGGATATCATATAGTAGGGTACTTCTCAAAAGAGAAAGAATCCACAGAAGACTACAATGTAGCTTGCATTCTAACTTTGCCGCCGTACCAAAGAATGGGATATGGGAAGCTGCTGATTGAATTCAGTTACGTCCTGTCCAAGTTTGAAGGTAAAACTGGGTCTCCAGAAAAGCCCCTGTCTGACTTGGGACTTCTGTCGTACAGGAGCTACTGGTCTCAGGCCATCTTTGAAATTCTGTTGAATCTCAAAGGGGAGAATGGTGAGCGGCCACAGATCACCATCAATGAGATATGTGAGATGACCAGCATAAGGAAGGAGGATGTGATATCTACCTTGCAACATCTTGCCCTGATAAACTACTACAAGGGTCAGTATATTGTAACACTGTGCAAGGATGTCACTGATGGACACATGAAGGCCATGCAGAAGAGGAAAATTAGAATTGATCCAAAGTGTCTGCATTGGCAGCCAAAGGACTGGTCAAAGAGGGGTAAATGGTGA
- the LOC139141165 gene encoding arylsulfatase A-like, whose product MKYEMVNYKLGMFLLIFLRIHASSSKPNVVILFADDVGYGDLGCYGHPTSFTPNLNKMAEDGLLLTSFYSAANLCSPSRAALLTGRYQIRSGIYPFVLSPDSTGGLPRNETTIAQILKNQGYRTAMIGKWDLGIGKDLVHFPTNYGFERYFGIPYVHGACPCEKCFYPNVGCQWSVFGGDKCGFDNTYCPIFQDTKITQQPADLMTLMEDYSSFARDFISQSAREGSPFFLYYAFNHCHFPQFAGKRFRNFTERGIYGDSLAEIDWSVGQVIDQLRENGIENNTFVFFTSDNGAALRDMYYGGSSGMLKCGKATTYEGGHRVPAIAYWPGQISPGQRSPEFTTTLDLLPTITKLGGGSLPKVTIDGMDMSSVLFQQSKSPRDSMFYYSAFPEQKIGAYAVRYKNFKAHYYTEGSPQSGMYNPDADCHPNNTVKHNPPLLFDLNEDPGELYNLNMKSQYASILLDIDKLKIKFEAAMTWGTSQVNKPKDRRLEPCCKPGCDPFPSCCRCD is encoded by the exons ATGAAATACGAGATGGTGAACTATAAACTCGGAATGTTCCTACTGATTTTTCTGAGGATTCACGCGTCTTCGAGTAAGCCCAACGTTGTCATACTGTTTGCCGACGATGTCGGCTATGGAGATCTGGGCTGTTACGGTCACCCAACTTCTTTCACGCCAAACTTgaacaaaatggctgaagacGGGCTTTTGTTGACTTCATTCTACAGTGCGGCCAATCTTTGCAGTCCATCGAG AGCAGCTTTGTTGACTGGCCGTTATCAGATACGCTCTGGAATCTATCCATTTGTTCTGAGTCCGGACTCTACAGGTGGACTTCCAAGGAATGAGACCACCATTGCTCAGATCTTGAAGAACCAAGGATATCGGACAGCTATGATTGGTAAATGGGATCTTGGCATCGGCAAAGATTTGGTTCACTTTCCTACTAATTATGGATTTGAGAGATATTTTGGCATCCCATATGTCCATGGAGCATGTCCATGTGAGAAATGTTTCTATCCGAATGTGGGCTGTCAATGGAGTGTCTTTGGAGGTGACAAATGTGGATTTGACAACACATACTGTCCAATTTTCCAGGATACTAAAATCACCCAACAACCGGCTGACTTGATGACTCTTATGGAAGATTATTCCAGCTTTGCCAGAGATTTCATCTCACAAAGTGCACGGGAGGGAAGTCCATTCTTCCTGTACTATGCCTTCAACCACTGCCATTTTCCACAGTTTGCCGGGAAGAGGTTCCGGAATTTTACTGAGCGGGGAATCTACGGAGATTCCCTGGCTGAGATTGACTGGAGTGTTGGTCAGGTCATTGACCAACTCAGAGAGAATGGGATTGAAAACAATACGTTTGTCTTCTTCACCTCAGACAATGG TGCTGCATTGAGAGATATGTACTATGGTGGTAGTTCAGGTATGTTAAAATGTGGCAAGGCTACAACGTATGAAGGTGGACATAGAGTACCAGCTATTGCATACTGGCCAG GTCAAATTTCACCAGGACAAAGGTCACCGGAGTTCACTACCACTCTAGATTTGCTTCCTACCATCACAAAGCTTGGTGGAGGTTCCCTGCCAAAGGTTACCATTGATGGGATGGACATGTCATCTGTATTGTTTCAACAGTCAAAG AGCCCACGTGATTCAATGTTCTATTACTCGGCATTTCCCGAGCAGAAGATTGGTGCATACGCTGTGAGATACAAAAACTTCAAGGCACATTACTACACAGAGGGCTCCCCACAGTCAGGAATGTACAACCCGGACGCAGACTGCCACCCAAACAACACAGTCAAACACAACCCTCCTCTCCTTTTTGACCTGAATGAAGACCCTGGTGAACTCTACAACCTGAACATGAAATCACAATATGCAAGTATATTGCTAGAtattgacaaattgaaaatcaaGTTTGAAGCAGCTATGACATGGGGGACAAGCCAAGTGAACAAACCTAAAGATCGTAGGCTGGAACCATGTTGCAAGCCTGGATGTGATCCATTTCCATCCTGCTGCAGATGTGACTAG